A part of Saccharomonospora amisosensis genomic DNA contains:
- a CDS encoding ROK family protein encodes MLAIGVDVGGTSVRAGVVDEQGALLDTARVGTPSDESALEDAVAGVIDELRNRHEVGAVGLAVAAFVRSDRRSVMFAPHLPWRGAPVADRISKRVGLPVTLEHDANAAAVAEHRFGAARGSRVATLVAIGTGIGAGLLLDGRIFRGAHGVAPELGHLCVVPGGRTCPCGKHGCWERYCSGTALAATAVELLARNPGRSTVLAWETAGDPGSITGRRVAGAARDGDPIAQRAMAELARWLGEGLALVADVYDPEVVVIAGGVSESAPLFLDEAREHYAHAVTGAGHRPLARIRTAQLGDETALVGAAALAREQTLAMC; translated from the coding sequence ATGCTGGCTATCGGCGTCGATGTGGGCGGTACCAGCGTGCGGGCCGGTGTCGTCGACGAGCAGGGCGCCCTGCTGGACACCGCGAGGGTGGGCACGCCGAGTGACGAGTCCGCTCTCGAGGACGCCGTCGCGGGCGTGATCGACGAGTTGCGCAACCGGCACGAGGTAGGCGCCGTTGGGCTGGCGGTGGCGGCGTTCGTGCGCTCCGACCGGCGTTCGGTCATGTTCGCACCGCACCTGCCCTGGCGCGGGGCGCCCGTCGCCGACCGCATTTCCAAACGGGTGGGGCTGCCGGTCACCCTGGAGCACGACGCCAACGCGGCCGCGGTCGCCGAGCACCGGTTCGGTGCCGCGCGAGGCTCACGTGTGGCGACGCTGGTGGCGATCGGCACCGGCATCGGTGCCGGGCTGCTGCTGGACGGTCGGATTTTTCGCGGCGCGCACGGGGTGGCTCCGGAACTGGGTCACCTGTGCGTGGTGCCGGGAGGGCGGACCTGCCCGTGCGGTAAGCACGGCTGCTGGGAGCGCTACTGCAGCGGCACCGCGCTCGCCGCGACCGCCGTGGAGCTGCTGGCTCGCAACCCGGGGCGCTCGACGGTGCTGGCATGGGAGACAGCGGGCGATCCCGGCTCGATCACGGGCAGGAGGGTGGCGGGCGCCGCCAGGGACGGCGATCCGATCGCGCAACGAGCGATGGCGGAGTTGGCCAGATGGCTCGGCGAGGGTCTCGCACTGGTGGCCGACGTGTACGACCCCGAGGTGGTGGTGATCGCGGGAGGCGTGTCGGAGTCGGCGCCGCTGTTTCTCGACGAAGCCCGTGAGCACTACGCGCACGCCGTCACCGGTGCGGGGCACCGCCCGCTCGCACGCATCCGCACGGCGCAGCTGGGCGACGAGACAGCGCTGGTCGGAGCAGCGGCGCTCGCGCGCGAGCAGACCTTGGCCATGTGTTGA
- a CDS encoding ArsA family ATPase, translating to MRVLLFTGKGGVGKTTLAAATAARLAKRGRKTLVVSTDPAHSLSDAFGLPLACEPAEVESSLHAAQVDARGLVDSAWTTLREQLRAALTGAGLDALEAAELTVLPGVDELLALTEVRRLIETGPWDSVVVDCGPTAETLRLLALPEAVSGYLDRAYGWRTRFGLSRSVQRLATHLESLRELLTDRETTTVRLVLTPERMVVAETRRTLTSLALRGIRVDGLVANRLVPAPGRWRGSAAAWLCTRRAEQERVLEELRAGGLAEPLLRSVEHRAEEPVGLAALLEIANELYGEASPLTGENDSAPLLRVSEVDNGYELRIALPLSRDSVVDLARVDDDLAVTIDGFRRLLALPEPLRHCRVVGAESDARGLLVRLEKSS from the coding sequence GTGCGCGTCCTGCTGTTTACCGGCAAGGGCGGCGTCGGCAAGACGACGCTCGCCGCGGCGACCGCCGCCCGCCTCGCGAAGCGGGGACGCAAGACGCTCGTGGTGTCCACCGATCCCGCGCACTCGCTCTCGGACGCGTTCGGCCTGCCGCTCGCCTGCGAGCCCGCCGAAGTGGAAAGCAGCCTGCACGCCGCGCAGGTGGACGCCAGGGGGCTGGTGGACAGCGCGTGGACCACACTGCGGGAGCAGTTGCGCGCAGCGCTCACCGGGGCGGGGCTTGACGCGCTCGAGGCAGCCGAACTCACCGTGTTGCCCGGGGTCGACGAGTTGCTGGCGTTGACCGAGGTGCGCAGGCTGATCGAGACGGGGCCGTGGGACAGCGTCGTGGTCGACTGTGGCCCGACCGCGGAGACACTGCGGCTGCTCGCGCTGCCTGAGGCGGTCAGTGGCTACCTCGATCGGGCATACGGGTGGAGGACCAGGTTCGGCCTCTCCCGGTCGGTGCAACGGCTGGCAACTCATCTGGAATCGCTGCGGGAACTGCTCACCGACCGCGAGACCACCACCGTCCGGCTCGTGCTGACACCGGAACGCATGGTGGTCGCCGAGACCCGCCGCACGTTGACCTCGCTGGCGCTGCGAGGCATCCGGGTCGACGGTCTGGTAGCCAACCGGCTGGTGCCCGCGCCGGGACGGTGGCGCGGCTCCGCCGCGGCCTGGCTGTGCACCCGCAGGGCGGAGCAGGAGCGGGTGCTCGAGGAGTTGCGCGCCGGCGGGCTCGCCGAGCCGCTGCTGCGCTCGGTGGAACACCGGGCCGAGGAACCGGTTGGGCTCGCCGCACTGCTGGAGATCGCGAACGAGCTGTACGGGGAGGCGAGTCCGCTCACCGGTGAGAATGACAGCGCGCCGCTGCTGCGGGTGTCCGAGGTGGACAACGGATACGAGTTGCGGATCGCGCTGCCGCTTTCGAGGGATTCGGTGGTCGATCTCGCCAGAGTGGACGACGATCTCGCTGTCACAATCGACGGCTTTCGCAGGCTGCTGGCACTGCCCGAGCCGCTGCGGCACTGCCGGGTGGTCGGCGCCGAGTCGGACGCGCGGGGCCTGCTCGTGCGGCTGGAGAAGAGCTCATGA
- a CDS encoding SRPBCC family protein, with amino-acid sequence MAEQSTQSIEVNAPPAEIMAVIADLPAYPEWAKAVRETEILETDEAGRAEQVRFTLDSGPVKDVYVLAYDWADDGLSVSWRLVKGQMQKSQHGRYVLEPLGADRTKVTYTLSVELMLPMIGLLRRKAEKMIMDTALKELKRRVEGTA; translated from the coding sequence ATGGCCGAGCAGTCCACGCAGTCCATCGAGGTCAACGCCCCACCGGCGGAGATCATGGCCGTCATAGCCGACCTGCCCGCCTATCCGGAATGGGCCAAAGCGGTCCGGGAGACCGAGATCCTCGAAACCGACGAGGCCGGCCGAGCCGAGCAGGTGCGGTTCACACTGGACTCCGGACCCGTCAAGGATGTCTACGTCCTCGCCTACGACTGGGCCGACGACGGACTGTCGGTGAGCTGGCGGCTGGTGAAGGGGCAGATGCAGAAGTCGCAGCACGGTCGCTATGTGCTCGAGCCGCTCGGCGCCGACCGCACCAAGGTCACCTACACCCTCTCCGTGGAGCTGATGCTGCCGATGATCGGGCTGCTGCGCCGCAAGGCGGAGAAAATGATCATGGATACGGCGCTGAAGGAGCTCAAGCGCCGCGTCGAGGGTACGGCGTAG
- a CDS encoding metallophosphoesterase family protein gives MRVHVVSDVHGNAEALARAGDGADALIVLGDLIDFVDYHDHGGGILGRLFGAENVGTFAKLRRQGSREETMAFARSLWAGLDDPSGAVDEALREQYAELFAAMTAPTYAIPGNVDAPALWPEFSGPDVRLVDGEVVDIGGLRFGFVGGALLPDGVTPKRNAVWRPYLRTREDFDRAVAGISGIDVLCSHIPPAIPDLTYDVVARRPEIGSRALLDVIAAEQPRWALFGHVHQPLAARSRAGRTECRNVGHFKHTTRPYVLRW, from the coding sequence GTGCGCGTACACGTGGTCTCCGACGTGCATGGCAACGCCGAGGCCCTCGCCCGCGCCGGTGACGGCGCCGACGCGCTGATCGTGCTCGGTGACCTCATCGATTTCGTCGACTACCACGACCACGGCGGCGGCATCCTGGGCCGGTTGTTCGGCGCGGAGAACGTCGGCACCTTCGCCAAACTGCGCAGGCAGGGTTCGCGCGAGGAAACCATGGCGTTCGCCAGGTCGCTGTGGGCAGGCCTCGACGATCCGAGCGGGGCCGTCGACGAGGCCCTGCGCGAACAGTACGCGGAGTTGTTCGCCGCGATGACCGCGCCGACCTACGCCATACCCGGCAATGTCGATGCCCCCGCGTTGTGGCCGGAGTTCAGCGGGCCGGACGTCAGACTCGTCGACGGTGAAGTGGTGGACATCGGCGGGCTGCGGTTCGGGTTCGTGGGAGGCGCGCTGTTACCCGACGGGGTCACGCCGAAACGCAACGCGGTCTGGCGCCCGTATCTGCGCACGCGGGAGGACTTCGACCGGGCAGTGGCCGGCATTTCCGGGATCGACGTGTTGTGCAGTCATATCCCGCCCGCCATACCTGATCTCACCTACGACGTGGTGGCGCGCCGACCCGAAATCGGCTCCCGCGCCCTGCTCGACGTGATCGCGGCCGAGCAGCCGAGGTGGGCGCTGTTCGGGCACGTGCACCAGCCGCTGGCGGCACGTTCGAGGGCAGGGCGCACGGAGTGCCGCAACGTGGGGCACTTCAAGCACACCACGCGACCCTACGTGCTGCGCTGGTGA
- a CDS encoding polyketide cyclase / dehydrase and lipid transport: protein MSGSENAPALEPALDIVDETFLAVPPSTVAAVFADPRSWALYWPDLVLEVYTDRGEEGLRWTVRGALVGTMEVWLEPVLDGTLLHYFLRATPTAPDRRRPRLLRGEADRRARAAKAIALELKTVLEDGREPGVAPETVESR from the coding sequence GTGTCAGGTTCTGAGAACGCACCGGCGCTCGAGCCGGCGCTTGACATAGTCGACGAGACGTTCCTCGCCGTGCCACCGAGCACCGTGGCGGCGGTGTTCGCCGACCCCCGCTCGTGGGCTCTGTACTGGCCGGACCTTGTGCTGGAAGTTTACACCGACCGGGGCGAGGAGGGCCTGCGCTGGACCGTGCGCGGTGCCCTCGTCGGCACCATGGAGGTGTGGCTGGAGCCGGTGCTCGACGGCACGCTGCTGCACTACTTCCTGCGGGCCACACCTACCGCGCCGGACCGCAGGCGGCCACGGCTGCTGCGCGGGGAGGCCGATCGCAGGGCGAGGGCGGCCAAGGCCATCGCACTGGAGCTCAAGACCGTACTCGAGGACGGCAGGGAACCGGGGGTGGCACCCGAAACGGTGGAGTCACGGTAA
- a CDS encoding AMP-dependent synthetase/ligase: MREYTAPSVQAVAEDENMADVVWVNAERFGDTVSFRRHRDGSWYDVTAREFAAEVLAVAKGLMTSGIGKGDRVGLMSKTRYEWTLLDFAIWAAGAVSVPIYETSSAEQLHWILSDSGAKAVLVETAEHAATLEEVRGRLPELDNAWQIEGDKPAVSALSSLGADLADDQVHERRRSVRAADLATIVYTSGTTGRPKGVMLTHHNLLAEVRADINAFPQLMGAGNSLLLFLPLAHILARAIALTAFTSRATLGHTPDIKDLVADLGTFRPTFVVAVPRVFEKVYNGAKLKAHSEGKGKIFDAAEATAVAYSQANDSGGPGLGLRLKHAVFDKLVYTKLRAALGGRCIAAVSGGAPLGARLAHFFRGIGVPVFEGYGLTETSAAANVNTEGAFKVGTVGRPVAGTSVRIADDGEVLLSGDVVFSGYWNNEQATAEAIEDGWFRTGDLGELDDEGFLKITGRKKEIIVTAGGKNVAPSVLEDTLKANPLISQAMVVGDQRPFIAALLTVDEEFFPTWKSQRGKPESATVSELADDPDLLADMQAAVDEANKQVSQAESIRKFTILPRDFTEAGGEITPSLKLKRNVVSKNHANAIDSLYTR; this comes from the coding sequence GTGCGCGAGTACACCGCCCCTTCGGTGCAGGCGGTCGCCGAGGACGAGAACATGGCGGACGTCGTGTGGGTCAACGCCGAGCGGTTCGGCGACACCGTGAGTTTCCGTCGGCACCGGGACGGCTCCTGGTACGACGTGACCGCGAGGGAGTTCGCCGCCGAAGTGCTCGCCGTCGCCAAGGGCCTGATGACCTCGGGCATCGGCAAGGGCGACCGGGTCGGGCTGATGTCGAAGACCCGCTACGAGTGGACGCTGCTGGACTTCGCGATCTGGGCGGCGGGCGCGGTCAGCGTGCCGATCTACGAGACCTCCTCCGCCGAGCAGTTGCACTGGATCCTGTCCGACTCCGGCGCCAAGGCCGTGCTCGTCGAGACCGCCGAGCACGCGGCGACGCTGGAGGAGGTGCGTGGCAGGCTGCCGGAGCTGGACAACGCCTGGCAGATCGAGGGCGACAAGCCCGCCGTGAGCGCGCTGTCCTCGCTGGGGGCGGACCTGGCCGACGACCAGGTACACGAGCGCAGGCGCAGCGTGCGTGCCGCCGACCTGGCCACCATCGTCTACACCTCGGGCACCACCGGCAGGCCCAAGGGCGTCATGCTCACCCACCACAACCTGCTGGCCGAGGTGCGCGCCGACATCAACGCGTTCCCACAGCTCATGGGCGCGGGTAACTCGCTGCTGCTGTTCCTGCCGCTGGCCCACATCCTCGCAAGGGCGATCGCGCTGACGGCGTTCACGTCGAGGGCGACGCTGGGGCACACCCCCGACATCAAGGACCTTGTCGCCGACCTGGGCACCTTCCGCCCGACGTTCGTGGTGGCGGTGCCACGCGTGTTCGAGAAGGTCTACAACGGCGCCAAGCTCAAGGCCCATTCCGAGGGCAAGGGCAAGATCTTCGACGCGGCCGAGGCCACCGCCGTCGCCTACAGCCAGGCGAACGACAGCGGCGGTCCCGGGCTGGGACTTCGCCTCAAGCACGCGGTGTTCGACAAGCTCGTCTACACCAAACTGAGGGCGGCACTCGGCGGTCGGTGCATCGCGGCCGTGTCCGGTGGAGCGCCACTGGGTGCCAGGCTCGCGCACTTCTTCCGCGGTATCGGCGTGCCGGTTTTCGAGGGCTACGGGCTGACCGAGACCTCCGCCGCGGCCAACGTCAACACCGAGGGCGCGTTCAAGGTCGGCACGGTCGGCAGGCCGGTGGCGGGCACCTCGGTGCGGATCGCCGACGACGGCGAGGTGCTGCTGTCCGGCGACGTGGTGTTCTCCGGTTACTGGAACAACGAGCAGGCCACGGCCGAGGCGATTGAGGACGGCTGGTTCCGCACCGGTGACCTCGGCGAACTCGACGACGAGGGCTTCCTGAAGATCACCGGGCGGAAGAAGGAAATCATCGTCACCGCCGGTGGCAAGAACGTGGCGCCCTCGGTCCTGGAGGACACCCTCAAGGCGAACCCGCTGATCAGCCAGGCGATGGTGGTCGGTGACCAGCGGCCGTTCATCGCCGCACTGCTGACCGTCGACGAGGAGTTCTTCCCCACCTGGAAGTCGCAGCGGGGCAAGCCGGAAAGCGCGACCGTTTCCGAACTCGCCGACGACCCGGACCTGCTCGCGGACATGCAGGCCGCGGTGGACGAGGCGAACAAGCAGGTCTCGCAGGCGGAGTCGATCAGGAAGTTCACCATCCTCCCTCGCGACTTCACCGAGGCGGGCGGGGAGATCACGCCGAGCCTGAAGCTGAAGCGCAACGTGGTCAGCAAGAACCACGCGAACGCGATCGACTCGCTCTACACCCGGTAG
- a CDS encoding TetR/AcrR family transcriptional regulator, with the protein MNVSSNGDSPLLSRVRVWLPARRSRGPAPAYDRDQIADAAIEIADADGLDAVTMRAVAARLGTGAMSLYRYVENKDALFELMSDRMLGRQDWPPLTGDWRQDLRDVARGQRRALLEHPWLLRVWSGGPTLGPNMLAGFERAMSIVDGLGLDIDEMLETVTLVHTWVNGHVRTELDARAYFGGATQEEVQRAMGPYVESIVESGRYPYLSRMIAEAGSLHLDEEERFERALERFLAGIEATLPKGKEPGGRDSE; encoded by the coding sequence GTGAACGTGTCATCGAACGGCGATTCGCCACTGCTGTCCCGGGTCCGCGTGTGGTTGCCTGCTCGGCGGTCACGCGGACCGGCACCGGCTTACGACCGGGACCAGATCGCCGACGCCGCGATCGAGATCGCCGACGCCGACGGGCTCGACGCGGTGACCATGCGTGCTGTCGCGGCGCGGCTGGGCACCGGGGCGATGAGCCTGTACCGCTATGTCGAGAACAAGGACGCGCTGTTCGAGTTGATGAGCGACCGGATGCTCGGCAGGCAGGACTGGCCGCCGCTGACCGGTGACTGGCGGCAGGACCTTCGCGACGTGGCACGCGGGCAGCGAAGGGCGCTGCTGGAGCACCCTTGGCTGCTGCGGGTGTGGTCGGGTGGGCCGACGCTGGGTCCCAACATGCTCGCAGGCTTCGAGCGAGCGATGTCCATCGTGGACGGCCTCGGGCTCGACATCGACGAGATGCTCGAGACCGTCACGCTGGTGCACACGTGGGTCAACGGGCACGTGCGCACCGAGCTGGACGCGCGCGCCTACTTCGGGGGCGCCACGCAGGAGGAGGTGCAGCGCGCCATGGGGCCATACGTGGAGTCGATCGTCGAGAGCGGCCGCTACCCCTACCTCTCCCGCATGATCGCCGAGGCGGGTTCCCTACACCTCGACGAGGAGGAACGCTTCGAACGAGCGCTGGAGCGTTTCCTCGCGGGTATCGAGGCGACGCTACCCAAGGGCAAGGAGCCTGGCGGCCGGGATTCCGAATGA
- a CDS encoding ATP-binding cassette domain-containing protein gives MGTQESDTADAVVVAENVHKRFGQTHALAGLDLTVPAGAVYGLLGPNGAGKSTAVRVFATLTRPDEGKVTVAGHDVVRESASVRRKIGLAGQHAALDEQLTGRENLRIFGRLFRLGAARARSRADELLERFDLAHAADRLVKTYSGGMRRRLDLISSLIVSPTVLFLDEPTTGLDPRSRNEIWDTVRELVAGGTTVLLTTQYLDEADQLAQHIAVIDTGKVIASGTPTELKARIGGRIDVVVADTTDLTEVARALAVLADTGARPDIDADRKLVSLPVGTDSLALPDIVRQLDQAGIKAVDVGIRRPTLDEVFLTLTGKPTTDAEPASANRDEETIR, from the coding sequence ATGGGGACACAGGAGAGTGACACCGCGGACGCCGTGGTGGTCGCCGAGAACGTGCACAAAAGATTCGGACAGACCCATGCACTCGCGGGCCTCGACCTTACGGTGCCCGCCGGAGCCGTCTACGGCCTGCTGGGCCCCAACGGCGCGGGCAAGAGCACGGCGGTCCGGGTCTTCGCCACACTGACCAGGCCGGACGAAGGCAAGGTCACGGTCGCCGGACACGACGTGGTGCGCGAGTCCGCCTCGGTGCGCCGCAAGATCGGACTCGCAGGTCAGCACGCTGCGCTGGACGAACAGCTCACGGGCAGGGAGAACCTGCGCATCTTTGGCAGGCTGTTCCGGCTCGGCGCCGCCCGCGCCCGCAGCCGAGCCGACGAGTTGCTGGAACGGTTCGACCTCGCCCACGCCGCCGACCGGCTCGTCAAGACCTACTCCGGAGGTATGCGTCGCAGGCTGGACCTCATCTCCAGCCTCATCGTCTCGCCGACCGTGCTGTTCCTCGACGAGCCGACCACGGGACTCGACCCGCGCAGCCGCAACGAGATCTGGGACACCGTGCGGGAACTGGTGGCCGGGGGTACCACCGTGCTGCTGACCACGCAGTACCTGGACGAGGCCGACCAACTCGCACAACACATCGCGGTGATCGACACCGGCAAGGTCATCGCCTCGGGCACGCCCACCGAACTGAAGGCCAGGATCGGCGGGCGCATCGACGTCGTTGTCGCCGACACCACGGACCTCACCGAGGTGGCGCGGGCGCTCGCGGTGCTCGCCGACACCGGGGCACGGCCCGACATCGACGCTGACCGCAAACTCGTCAGCCTGCCCGTCGGCACCGACTCGCTCGCGCTGCCCGACATCGTGCGCCAACTCGACCAGGCGGGCATCAAGGCCGTCGACGTCGGAATCCGCCGCCCCACGCTCGATGAGGTGTTCCTGACCCTGACCGGCAAGCCCACCACCGACGCCGAGCCGGCGTCCGCGAACCGCGACGAGGAGACCATCCGATGA
- a CDS encoding ABC transporter permease, whose protein sequence is MTAPAPTSPLGGVLSDGLTIMSRNLLKLKHQPGQIAATFAFPLISVILFGYVFGSAIPIPGGGNYREYLMPGLFVMGTVFGVMGSLTVIAKDNGLGVMDRYRSMPMARSAVPFGQTASDLTVHTGSLLVMAGCGLLFGWRAHNGVAATLAGFGLLLLLYYAVSWVGVFLGSLAKNEETAARIGPLVMPITMISNIFVPTEGMPAVLRTIADWNPVSAATVACRQLFGNPGLPHGDLAWPLAHPVLATLGWSVVLLAIFVPLSIRRFRTAGL, encoded by the coding sequence ATGACCGCACCCGCGCCAACCTCCCCGCTCGGGGGCGTACTCTCCGACGGGCTCACGATCATGAGCCGCAACCTGCTCAAGCTCAAGCACCAGCCGGGCCAGATCGCCGCGACGTTCGCCTTCCCGCTCATCTCGGTGATCCTGTTCGGCTACGTCTTCGGCAGCGCCATCCCGATCCCGGGCGGCGGCAACTACCGCGAGTACCTGATGCCCGGCCTGTTCGTCATGGGCACCGTGTTCGGCGTGATGGGCTCGCTCACCGTCATCGCCAAGGACAACGGGCTCGGCGTCATGGACCGCTACCGGTCGATGCCCATGGCACGCTCCGCGGTCCCGTTCGGACAGACTGCCTCCGACCTCACCGTGCACACCGGCAGCCTGCTGGTCATGGCGGGCTGCGGGCTGCTGTTCGGCTGGCGCGCGCACAACGGCGTCGCCGCGACACTCGCCGGATTCGGGCTGCTGCTACTGCTGTACTACGCCGTGTCCTGGGTGGGCGTGTTCCTCGGCTCGCTGGCTAAGAACGAGGAGACCGCCGCGCGGATCGGTCCGCTGGTCATGCCCATCACGATGATCTCCAACATCTTCGTTCCCACCGAGGGCATGCCCGCAGTACTGCGAACCATCGCCGACTGGAACCCGGTCAGCGCCGCCACCGTGGCCTGCCGCCAACTGTTCGGCAATCCGGGCCTGCCACATGGGGACCTGGCCTGGCCGCTCGCTCACCCGGTGCTGGCGACCCTTGGCTGGTCGGTGGTGCTGCTGGCGATCTTCGTCCCGCTGTCGATTCGCCGGTTCCGCACCGCGGGCCTGTGA